CATATCCATACTATAGATATCCGATACTAGCTAGAAAGATAAATGAGAGGGCTATAGATAGAAATGTTAGTGTTATTGGAACAGGTATAAACCCTGGGTTTCTCCTCGATACACTTGCAATAGTCTTAGCAGCACCATTCAATATTGTGAATAGTATAAGGGCTATAAGATCTATAGATGCTGCAAAGAGGAGAGAATCGTTTAGGAAGAAGATAGGTATTGGTGAAGATATTGAGAGAGTTAGAGAAATGCTTAGAAGAGGTGAGATTACGGGTCATGTTGGCTATGCAGAATCTGTTATGCTTATAGCTGATAAAGCTGGAATAAATCTCACTAAGGTTATAGAGGGTCAAGAGCCTATAAAGGCTGAAGCTGATGTTGAGTCTAGTGGGATTAGGGTTGGAAGAGGCTTGTGTAAGGGTATTAAGGGCTTTGGAGCTGGATATATAGGTGATAGAGAGATTATAAGGGTTGAGTTTTATGCATATGTAGGTGCTGAGGAATTTGAGGAGATATCTATTAGTGGTAGAGACTATAGCATTAGGTGGAGGAGCAGTGGAACACCTGGGGATATGGGTACAGCAGCAATAGTTCTAAGTATAGCTGAAAACATTGTTAACTATGGCCCAGGGCTTCTAACAATGGCAGATATAATACCGTTTAGACCCTATATAAAGGTTAGCTGAAGTGGATATACATAGAGATGCGGATTACTACATATATATAGCTACAGCAATACTATTCATAGCATTGATAATAGCATCTATAACCAATGATGTAATTCTATGGAGAATATTTTCAGCATTTGGAGAAGAGCTAGCATATATAGCTCTATCAATACTCATCTACATATTTATAGATCCATATACAGGCTTAACACTAATCTCTCTAACCATTCTCTCAGGCTCCATAAACATATTACTGAAATACACATTGAATCTTCCAAGACCTCCTAGAGAGCTTTGGAAGATTAGTGAAAGTGGCCCCGGTTTTCCAAGTGGTCATAGCCAAATATCATCTACATTCTGGACATTTATATGCATAGAAATGAAGAGTCTGTCCATGGTCGTACTATCCATATCTATTCTAATATCCATAGCCCTTTCAAGAATTTTCCTAGGGGTGCACTACTGGTATGATGTTGTTGGTGGATTAGCTATAGGTATAGCAATAACTTCAACATCTATACTCATACTAAGAAGATTTGATGAGAGGAAAACTCTAGCTATACTAAATATATCGACATTCATAGTATCGCTATACAATGTATATATGGGTCATGAGATACATCTATCACTAGCATTAGTAGGACTATCAATAGGTTTTACACTAGGCTATAAATGGATAACCAAATCTGTTAGCATTATCAGAAATACTAATATCTATGGAAAGATTATTATGTTTATAGCTATTGTAGCTATAGCTATTATACTAAGAGAGATCTCCAGCATCTCACCAGCTATTACACCTATATCATATATATTGATAGCATTGTCAATCCTATCGATACCTATACTATATGAGAAGTTCGCTTCTAGGGAAAAAGGTTTTGGTTCTGTGGAAGCGGAAGATTTATAAACCTCTGTAGAGTTTAGGATATCTCTAGGAGGTGTAGATATATGGTGAAGGTAAGCAGATCTCTAGCTGTAAAGGATGAAACTGTATTTCTAAGCAAAGGACTTAAAGCACTTAGATATTCATCGGCTGCAAAACTACTAAGAGTGTTTAAGAGCCCAACACTAGGAACAGAGCTCTCGGACTGCATGGACAAAGGACCTGTATATATAGTTAAATTCAAGAACTATACAGTTATTGTCCAGCCTGACCATGTACATGTTGTAGAAGCTAAAAGTGAACAGGAAGCTACTTCAGTTGTAGAAGAACTTGCAAAGGCAATTAGCTAAATTTATAACTTATAACCATAGCTCTACCAGATAAATATATTTTTTATCCTCATCTTCTCACCTTATCGATAAGAACTATAGATAGTACTCCTATTGCCGATAGATAGAATGCTAGCTCTGGCCAAAGCGTAGAAGCTATATAGCTACCTATAGTCATAGATATAGCTGGAACAATATTCTGTATAAGGAAGAGTAGAGAGGTTTGTTGAATCCTTACACCTCTATCAACATCTTTTACAAGATAGCTAAAGAGTGTTAGCCATAGACCTATACCCCCTGCTCCAGCTATAAAAGATCTTACTATCTGTAGATCTAGTCTAGACATAAATGGAAAGACAATGTTTGCCGCTATAGATATCAATATAGCTATTTTTGCTGTATTTATAGATCCAATTCTATATATAGCAATAGTCCATGTCCAAGGCGTTAGAAAACTAGCAATAGTTGATGCAGTATTCATTAAAGCTAGCCAAAGCTCATCTGCACCCCATCTCTCTAGCATATAGGGGACATATATAGAGGATGCAAAGTTTATAGATAGATATATTATCGTTACCACAACACAGAATGTTGCTAAATCTCTAGCAAGTTCTATAGCAGATCTCCTATCTATATCATCATTATACCTATTGATTATCTCTCCTAATCTAAACATTAATGGTAAATCAGATAGAAATAACAGTGAAGCTAATGTGAATAGAAGTCCGTATTGCCTTACACTATTAGATGTATATAGAAGTATACCTGCAATACTATTGCCTATAAACATTCCTATAGTTCCCATAATAGAGTCTAGAGCAATATACCTTGATCTAAGGTTCAATGGAATATTATCAGCTATATAATCAGCCCACGATAAGCCAGCTATAGATGAAATAAGATTTGCTGTGGAAAACCCTATGGATACTACATAAACTAAAATTTTACCGCTGAAGACCTCAAAAAATATTATCAACGAGGTTAAGAGGAATATAATTCTAGAGATGGATATAGATATCTTAAAGAGATACAGCCTCTTACACCTAATGGATCTGGGGATAAATAGAGCTACTAGATATGTTAGAGATGCCGAATACATAGGTAAACTAGCAACAATATTAACATCAAAATAATCTGGAGATACCCTTGAGGCAAGAGCAGTTCTATAAAGCCATATAGAACCGAACCATATACCCCATAGAATAGCATCTATAAGTAAAATTATGATTATCTTTCTAGGGCTATCAATAGCCATAGCCTCGATACACCTTGGTAAAGCTTTTTATCTAGATTAACACGATATAAATCGTATTGTATCGATTTTCCCTATACCTAGGTATTGGTGGTATTAGATATGTGTGAAAATGATCTTAAAAACGTTGTTCAGATAGGTATAGTTGTAGACAATATTGAGAAAGCTGTTGAGTCTTGGTCAAAACTTCTTGGTGTAGAGCCTCCAGAGATTATCGAGACTGGTCCTTTGGAAGAGACGAAGATGGAGTTTAGAGGAAGGCAATCTAGTGGTAGAGCCAAGCTAGCCTTTATAAAACTTGAGAATATTGTTATAGAGCTTATAGAGCCTATAGATGGGCCTAGTACATGGAGAGAATTTCTAGAGAATCGCGGTCCTGGTATACATCATATAGCGTTTGATGTAGGTAAACCTGAGGAATGTCTAGAGAAGTTAGAGGGTCTTGGTGCTAGAGTTGAGCAGAGGGGTATGTTTAGAGGAGGATACTATGTATATGTCGATGCTAGAAAAAGTCTTGGGGCTATTATAGAGATACTTCATCACTATAGAGATAGATGAGGAGATATATATGTATGATCTGAGGAAGATTCTTGAGGATCTCGTCAATGAGAGGATAGATATAGATGAAGCTGTAAAGAGGATTAGGCTATTTGGTATTGAAAATATTGAGAATATGATTAGATTTGATATTAGTAGACATCTTAGGAGGGATGTACCGGAGATAGTATTTGGGGAGGGAAAGGATGTAGAGAGTCTAGCTAGAATTATAAAGGAGGTTACACAGCAGATAGGTAGAGTCATAGTATCTAGACTTAGCCCTAGACAGATAGAGTTTCTGAGAAGGTTAGAGCTAGACAATATCTCTATAGAAATCAATGATAGGGGGAGGATAGCTGTTGCTAGATTAAAGAACTATACAAAACCCTTCTACAACTGTAGGATAGGGATTGTAGCTGCTGGAACAGCTGATATTGGTGTAGCTGAGGAGGCTAGAGTAGTTGTTGAGGAGATGGGGTGTAGAGCCATAGCTATATATGATGTTGGTATAGCTGGTCTACATAGGGTTATAGAGGCTGTAAAGAGGGTTAAGGAGGAGGATGTAGATGTTGTTATAGCTATTGCTGGTATGGAGGGTGCACTACCATCGGTTCTCGCATCACTTCTAGATATACCGGTGATAGGAGTTCCAACATCTATTGGATATGGTGTTGGTGGTAAGGGAAAGTCTGCTTTATACTCAATGCTACAAGCATGCCCCTTAGGATTAGCAGTAGTTAATATTGATAATGGTGTTAATGCAGCTATTATTGCAAGTCTTATTGGTAGGAGAATCGCTTTGTATAGATCTAAATGCTAATCATATATAGACAATATTTAGATGTACTAGGAATAGCCTTGGTAAAGATGTCAAACTAGATATATTTATTATAGCTATACAAACATTTTTCTATAGCTTAAATAATGACGATAGATAGCTATATCCTAGGCGGTGTATAGCCATTGACTATACTAGTATTTGATCCATCTATAGCTGGAGTCTCAGGAGATATGATACTAGGATCTCTAGTTGATTTAGGAGCAAACCAAAGAGAGATAGAGTTGCTGAGAGAGTTCATACCGAGATATGTAGATGGTGTTAGTGATATAGATATATCATTTATTGATGTTCATAGAGGTGGGTTTAGAGCTAAGAAACTTGTGGCAAAGTTTATAGATAGAGCTTCTCATAGACATGGGATAGAGATGATAAGAGCAGTAGAGAGAATTGTTATGGATCTAGAGCTTAGTGATAAGATGAAGAGCTTTGCTATAAATGCTATAAAATCTCTTGTAGAAGTTGAGGCATATGTACATGGTGTATCCATAGATAGTGTTGAGCTAGATGAATCTGGATCTATAGATACTATAATAGATATTGTTGGAACAGCTATAGCTCTTCAAAGCCTTGGGATAGCAGATTCAACAGTATTGTCACTACCTATAGCTTTGGGTGGAGGAAAAATAAGTTTTTCCCACGGGATATTCTCAGTACCCACACCTGCAACTCTAGAGCTTGCTAAAAGGGGTAGAGCTCTAGTCTTTGGAGGACCTATAGATGAAGAGCTTGCAACACCTACTGGTGTAGCTATACTCATAAATCTTGTAGATAGATTTGAGGCTAGACTTCCACCAGTAAAACCTATTAGAATTGGATATGGTGCTGGAGATAAGGAGTTTAAATCTATTCCAAACATATTGAGGGCTATACTATGTGAGAATACCAATGAAGTAGATGGCTATAGTCTGGAGGAGATAGGGGTTATAGAGACAGATATAGATGATGCTACAGGTGAGATGGCTGGCTATATAGTTGAGAGATTACTCAATAGTGGTGCAAGAGATGTATCTATAATCCCCCTATATATGAAGAAGAATAGACCTGGCTTCATGATTAGAGCAATAACAGATATTGACAATATGACTAAACTAGCTGATATCCTCATCAGGGAGATTGGGACTCTTGGAGTAAGATATAACATATATAAAAGAGTTGTTGTTCCAATAAGAGAGTTAAGACCTATAGAGATAGAGATAAACGGGAGAAAGGCTACCATAACACTAAAAATTGGTAGAAATCTTAGGGGAGAAATAATATCGGTAAAACCTGAATACGAAGATTTAAAGACTATATCTAAAGAGTTTGGAATTCCAATAAAAGATGTATTGAGAATCATATATGAAAATATAGGTAGATATATCAACTATAGACACTAAATACAACATAACTATATGATTATCTTGGAATCCCGAGATCCATAGTGTTTTAAAGTCTTAGGCAAACTCGATAAGAGCTGCCGTGGTTAGACTTAGAAGAAATACAGTGGATCAAACCTGGGAAACACTATTATATTAACGATGTTATTTTTCATAACCAGTAGAAATATTATTTATTCAACCAAATACTCAAAATAGTTTAAGAGGTAGGGAGCATGTCTATAGCTATTGTAAGAGCTGAAGATAGTTATAATGGTACAAAAAGGGTATTAGAGCTTATCAAGAATGAGATCTATGAGAAGGTTGGTGGTAGAGAGAGGTTCTTGATAAAACCTAACTTTGTATCTACATATACATATCTAAGTGCAACACCTAGAGAAACTGTTGAAGCTCTCCTAGAATTCATACATAGCACTTTTAATGTTTCTGAGATTATAATAGCAGAGTCTCCAGCTATGGGAAGTGCTTGGGAGGGCTTTAAGAATTATGGCTATTATGAGCTGAAGAAGAGGTTTGGAGATATAGAGTTTGCTGATCTAGATGACTATGACTATAAAGAGATTGAGCTTGTCGATGAATATGGAAAGACCTTTAGAGTACCTATATCAAGTATAATTCTTGATAATAGATATGTAAGGATATCTCCCTGTAGAGCTAAAACACATGATACTGTTATTGTAACTCTAAGTATTAAGAATATAGTTGTTGGATCTATAAGAAGAGGATACAAGTCTAGGATACATAGAGGCTATTATACAATCAACTATGCAATAGCAAAAATAGCTACATACATAATGCCAGATTTAGGTATTGTTGATGGTGTAGAGGCTATGGAGGGTAATGGACCTGTAGCTGGTGATCCAAAGAGATGGGGAGTTGTTTTTGCATCTATAAATCCTGTTAATCTCGATATAGCTGTATCCTATGGAATGGGTTTTGACCCCCATGATATAGGGTATCTATATCTACTTGCTAACTGGGGATATGGAGAACTAGATTTATCTAAGATGAGAATTGTTGGTGAATCTCTAGAGTCTATTAGGACAAAGTTTAAGCCTCATTCAACATATAGAGATCAGCTCTCTTGGAAGAGATTTCTAGCCATGAGATAGATCTATATTCATAAATATTTTTAGGTCTCAAGAACATAGATATTAAATGGTATTGAATATGACCTTCCCAGGAAAGAGAGTTGCTGTAGGATCAGATGATCTATATCCAGTTGTAAATGCAGTGGTTAGATATCTTAAGGAGAAAGGCTTTGAGATAATACCTGTAGGAGCTATAAAGACTGGAAAGCCAGAGCCCTGGCCCATTGTGGGTTATGAGGTTGGAGAACTTGTTGCTAGTGGTAAGGCTGATTGGGGTATAGTAATCTGCTATACAGGTACAGGAGTTTCTATAGCTGCAAATAAGGTTAGGGGTGTGAGAGCTGCTCTATGTAATGATGCTGAGACAGCTCGTGGTGCAAGGCTATGGAATAATGCAAATGTATTAGCATTGAGTGGAAGACTTGTAACAGAGTATGTAGCAAAGGAGATTTTAGAGGCGTGGATCTCAACAACAAAGATAGATGAGTCTGAGGCTAGGAATATAGAGATGCTTGAGAAGCTTGATAGAGAGGGTAAGATATAGAGTAATGATAAAAATATATACTTAGCAATACACAGATATTTCCTAAGGTGTTAAAATGTATAAGTATCTCTATGTAGAACCCACAGTACTTAAGAAGCTCAGCAGTAATGTAACAAAGATGTGGCTACCATTTCTACTCCTAAGATTTAGTGAATATAAACCAAATAAACAATACATTGCTGATTGTCTATTGAGAGGAGCTATAGATAATAGATATATATCGATATTCACACTAAGAGAACTTCCAAAGAATACAAAGATAGTTGATACACCATCTATAGAAGCTGACATACCTGTAAAGACATGTATGAATACCGATATAGCAACAGATCTTATGCAGATAGGTATTGATTATATCAATAACAATTTTGATAAACTCGATGAATTTATTACAATGGTTGAAGAGTATAGAGATGTTGAGATATCGACAAGAGTATTCCTAAGAACTAGAAGATACGTTATACCAGCAGAGAGGATTAAGGCGATAGATAGAAAAATAGCTATAGAGGTAGTGGGTGGATTAATAAAAAAGTTCCGTATGTATAGACAAGGTGAAAAAACTGTTCTACCACCGGTAATAGATATACAACCTATCTATGCATTTATTTATATAAGTGGTATGAATGCAGGGCTAGTCATAGGAAAGAAGATTATACCTATAAATATATATGCAAAACTATTATCAAAACAAAAAGTTAGAGAATCTATACTTGGATCCTGACAATATCTATATCTACAATATCTTTATTCCATTAGATCCTCTCTCGTAGCATACCATTCCATTTATATATACTGCACAGTATACATATCTCCTAGATTCAGATCCTATACCATCTACAACCTCGGCATCTCTCTGAGCTACCTCACCATCATCTCTTGCCTTCATTCCGTCTACCACATTGGTAAATATTTTCGCTATTCTAGTTATACTTCCAAATATATGAGTTATATTGAGTCTACTCAAATTTCTCACCTCTACTCTGCGTATATATGTTAGCACTCTTATATATAGTGCGGTGTATCCATATATAACAGATTATACTGGGTAGAACAATTACACCTGTTTGAAAACATATAAAAATATTTGGGTTATTAGGAGATGTAGTTCAATATGTATTAAGATATGATAAATCTATTTTCTCTGGTTCGTAGTCCCTAAGTCTATTCTCAAGATACTCCTGATATCCTGCTAAATCAAGTAGTCCATGTCCACTTAGATTGAATATTATTACCTTCTTCTCCCTCTCTTCTCTAGCTCTTATAGCTTCATCAATAACAGCTTTAACTGCATGTGCAGACTCAGGAGCAGGAACAATACCCTCCATCTGTGCAAATAGTTGTGCAGCTCTAAATACCTCTGTCTGATGATATGCTACAGGTTTAACGATATTGTTTTTCACTAGAAGTGCAAGTGTTGGTGCAACACCGTGGTATCTAAGTCCTCCTGCATGTATTGGTGGAGGGGTGTATCTATGTCCAACTGTATACATCTTTAGCATTGGTGTTAATCTTGCTGTATCTCCATAGTCATATGTATATATACCCCTGGTCATTGATGGAACTGCCTTTGGCTCTACAGCTATGATTTTAACAGATTTCTTCTTCCCCCTAACAATCTCCTCATAGTAGAATGGATATGCTAGTCCTGCAAAATTACTTCCACCACCAACACATCCTATAACTATATCTGGTAGCTCTTCACCAATAAGCTCAAATTGCTTAATAGCCTCTAGACCTATTATCGTTTGGTGTAAAAGTACATGGTTTAATACCGACCCAAGACTATACTTTGTACCAGGATTTGTAACTGCATCCTCTATAGCTTCACTAATAGCTATACCAAGAGAACCAGGGTGATTAGGATCTCTCTCAAGAATCTCTCTACCGCTCTTGGTATATGGACTTGGGCTGGGTATAACCTCTGCACCATATATCTGCATAAGTATTCTCCTATATGGCTTCTGATCATAGCTAGCTCTAACCATATAAACCCTAACCTTTAGACCAAAGAGAGCTCCCGCCAAGGCTAGCGCAGATCCCCATTGCCCAGCTCCAGTCTCTGTAGTAAGCCTTTTAGTACCTTCAAGCATATTGAAATATGCTTGTGCTATAGCTGTATTTATCTTGTGTGAACCTGTTGGCAATACACCCTCATACTTATAATATATCCTTGCAGGAGTATCCAAAAACTCCTCAAGCCTCCTAGCCCTAAACAAAGGAGTAGGTCTACCAAGTTCTAGGTATAGGGATAGCAATTCATCTGGAATCTTAATGAATCTCTCAGTACTAAACTCCTGCTCAATAAGTTTCTTAGGGAATATAGCTATGAGTTCCTCGGGCTTTACATCCTCCCCATTTGGTTTTTTCATTGGTGGTAATGGTTCTGGTAGATCAGGAACTATGTTATACCAGTGATCAGGTAGTATATCTTCTGTTTGTGGAGATCTAAGATGCTTTATCTCCATTGGCGCAAGGATTTCACCAAGAAAAAGTTGTTGGGAGGGGTTAAAAAGATTTGTGTAGATTAATCTATGCAAACTCTCTATCTAGATATCTAATAGAGTAGACTATCCTTATATCTCTACTCAATCTATCAAGTAATAACCAATCCTCTTGTGATAATCTCCACCCAACAGCACCAACATTATCCACAACTTGCTCAGGGTTCTTAGCACCTGGAATTGGCACAACAACTGGGCTTGCCATAATAAGCCAGTTGAGAGCTATTTGTGTAGGAGTCTTTCCATACTTCTTTGAAAGTTCATTTAAAACTTCAACAACTTTATAAACTTTCTCAAAATTCTTTGGATGAAACACTGGCTCTCCTGATCTTACATCTTGAAACTGTGGAAGATTTTGAGGAGTATACTTTCCTGTTACAGCACCTTTTGCTATTGGACTCCACGCCATTACAGTTATTCTATTTTTCTCTGCATATGGTATAAGCTCCTTCTCAGCATATCTCTCAACAATATTATATCTAATCTGAAATACCTCTACATCCACAGTTGACAAGCACTTTCTAAATGATTCAACAAGTTCTACTGGAAAATTACTCAGACCAATATATCTTACCAAACCAATTCTAACCATCTTCTCCATAGCTCTAGCATATTCACATGTAGGATAGTTATGCCATACAGGTGGCCAGTGAGCTAATAACACATCTATATATCCTAGCCCAAGAATCCTTACCGATTTTTCAACAGCTAGGGGAATATCGTATTCATTTAAAAAGTCTCCAGGTATTTTTGTTACAACAACCACATCATCTCTCTTAACATTAGCTTCCCTGAGAGCTCTCCCAAGATAATTCTCGCTTACCCCAAGTCCATATACCATAGCTGTATCAAAGAAATTTACATTGAGCTCAATAGCCTTTTTAACAACTTCTTTAGCAATACTATAATCTGGTTTTGTCCAAGCTTCACTAAACTGCCAAGCTCCAAGCCCTATTCTTGAAATCTTTATATCTGTTTTCCCAAGTGTTACATATTCCATATCTATCTACCAAATACTCTAGGTGCAACTCATTACAAAAATGTTTTCTATATGACAGCTACAATATATACTAGTGTATATTCATAGAGCTTAGAGCTATATCTAGATACCTATCATTGAATCCTACTAGAATAAATTTTATTCTCTCAATCCTATCTATTGGAATATCAAGAGGATCTCTATAATCACATACATATGCCTTTGCCCCTAACGCCATAGCTATTCTTAGTGCTGCTGAAATATCAACATTCCTCAACTTAGCTCTAGCATCTATAAATACCTCAGCATTCCCCATACCAACATATACTATATCTAGTGCTGCACTTCCAAGAGATCTAATAGTAAGTTTCTCATTTCTATTCCTAATATAGTTCTCAAGAGGTTTATATGTAGAGTAGGACTCAAAGTATCCTAATACTATTGGCTTAGGAATAACACCTCTATATATCTTCCTCTCACCAATTCTTACATCTCCATAGTCATATACATACATTCTATCTCTAAAAATCTCTGAAACAATAGCGAATTCTATATCCTTTAAAGTATTGCTTCTCCCTCCCCTAGCTATAGCTATAGATATAGATGCCCATGGTATCTCAGCATCATAGTTAGTACTACCATCAACAGGATCTATAATAGCTATCCATCTAGAGCCATACTGTCTCAGCCCCCTCTCCTCACCAATAATCATAACCTCGCCTAGTACCTCCCTCAGACAATTAGATAGAATATCCTCTGCAATAAGATCGAACTCCTTTGAAATATCGCCAGAAACATTATTCCCAACAATACCTCTCGGTGTTTCACCTAGTAGATATCTTCTAACATTATCAACACACTTAACTATACCCATCTTAATCTCATTTATATCCATATAAACCACTGATATAGCTCGATCTAGCTGTACCAGCTACAGTTGTCATCAATAAAAAGATTTATTAAGATCGATGAATTTAGCTCTTTGAAGATACTTAGCATTTTACCATATCCTCGCAACCCCTAGAGCTACTCCTATGATAGCTGATATCGCTATCATTACTATTGGATCGTGTTTAAATATAGTTACAGCTATAAACACCGTTACAGCTATAGCTATAGTAGCTATTGTCTGTATATTGTTCAACCCCTTGAATACCCCTGTTATAACTGTTATTAAAGCTGATGTAACTAGACCTATAACAGCTCCTCTAATACCATTTAACAGTGCTCTTACAATGGGATGGGTATAGAATCTCTGTAGAGCTGTTGCAATAAGTATTATTACTGTAAATGGAGGTATGACTACACCTAGTGTAGCTAATATAGCACCAGCTATACCCCCAACTCTATAGCCAACATATGTAGCTGCATTTATAGCTATAGGACCTGGGGTAGATTCGGCAATAGCTATAAGATCTAGAAATTCTTCCTCACTAAGCCATCCATATCTATCAACAACTTCATGCCTAATAACAGGTATCATAGCATAGCCACCACCAAAGACAAATGCCCCTATCTTCAAAAACGTTATAAACAATGTTATTAGCGTATATACATAGCCATACATATAAGATCACAAAGCTATGTAGATAGCATTAGAATATATATACATTTATATATCCTTGGAGAAAATATTGATCTTAGTGATGAGTCCTAGACCAAATGATTGATGAAGAATCTCCAAAATCTGATCAAAATCTGCGTAAACTTTTTAAACCTCTCCATAGTGTTTATAGTTCTGAGGGATAAATATGAGCCAATGGTAAATATATGTCCTAAATATATAGATGAGATTCTCCCTAGCTATTGGTATAACATAATACCTGATCTACCAAAGCCATTACCTCCACCAAGAGACCCTGAAGATACATCCTCTAGAATAGATCTATTGAGAAAAATACTTCCTAGGGAAGTACTGAGGCAACAGTTTACAGTTGAACGCTTTGTCAAGATCCCAGATGAGATAAGAGACATGTATGAGGTTATTGGTAGACCTACTCCTTTGTTTAGGGCTAGGAGGCTTGAGGAGTTTTTGGATACTCCTGCAAGGATATATTATAAGTATGAGGGTGTATTGCCAACAGGTTCACACAAGATAAATACAGCTATAGCACAAGCATATTATGCTCTAAATGATGGTGTTAATGGTGTTACGACTGAGACTGGAGCTGGACAGTGGGGATCTGCTGTAGCTCTAGCTGCATCGCTTTATGGGTTAAAGTCATATGTGTTTATGGTTAGAGTAAGCTATGAGCATAAGCCTGGGAGGAAACATCTAATGGAATTCTATGGAGCAGAGGTTATCCCTAGTCCATCGAAGCTTACAAAGATTGGTAGAGAGATTCTTGAGAGAGATCCAGAGAATCCTGGTTCTCTTGGTATAGCTATTAGTGAAGCTATTGAGTATGCTATTGATCATGGATATAAGTATCTAATGGGTAGTGTACTAGATGTTGTACTCCTCCACCAGAGTATCATTGGTTTAGAGGCTATTAAGCAATTTGAGCTTATTGGTGAAGAGCTACCAGATATAGTTATAGGATGTGTTGGTGGTGGAAGTAATTTCGCTGGACTAGCATATCCATTCATAGGACTTAAAAACAACTCTAGTAGAAGATATATAGCTGCAGCTTCTTCAGCTGTTCCAAAGTTTTCAAAGGGTGTATATAGATATGACTTCCCTGATACAGCTGGTCTACTACCACTAGTAAAGATGATAACACTTGGGAAAGACTTTATACCACCACCTATATACTCAGGAGGACTTAGATATCATGGGCTTGCACCATCACTAAGTCTATTGGTTAATGAGGGAGTTATAGAGTGGAGAGAGTA
Above is a genomic segment from Ignisphaera aggregans DSM 17230 containing:
- a CDS encoding aldo/keto reductase (COGs: COG0667 oxidoreductase (related to aryl-alcohol dehydrogenase)~InterPro IPR020471:IPR001395:IPR018170~KEGG: tpe:Tpen_1670 aldo/keto reductase~PFAM: aldo/keto reductase~SPTR: A1S0T5 Aldo/keto reductase~PFAM: Aldo/keto reductase family); translation: MEYVTLGKTDIKISRIGLGAWQFSEAWTKPDYSIAKEVVKKAIELNVNFFDTAMVYGLGVSENYLGRALREANVKRDDVVVVTKIPGDFLNEYDIPLAVEKSVRILGLGYIDVLLAHWPPVWHNYPTCEYARAMEKMVRIGLVRYIGLSNFPVELVESFRKCLSTVDVEVFQIRYNIVERYAEKELIPYAEKNRITVMAWSPIAKGAVTGKYTPQNLPQFQDVRSGEPVFHPKNFEKVYKVVEVLNELSKKYGKTPTQIALNWLIMASPVVVPIPGAKNPEQVVDNVGAVGWRLSQEDWLLLDRLSRDIRIVYSIRYLDREFA
- a CDS encoding ribose-5-phosphate isomerase (COGs: COG0698 Ribose 5-phosphate isomerase RpiB~InterPro IPR003500~KEGG: dka:DKAM_1397 sugar-phosphate isomerase, RpiB/LacA/LacB family~PFAM: Ribose/galactose isomerase~SPTR: B8D6J2 Sugar-phosphate isomerase, RpiB/LacA/LacB family~TIGRFAM: sugar-phosphate isomerase, RpiB/LacA/LacB family~PFAM: Ribose/Galactose Isomerase~TIGRFAM: sugar-phosphate isomerases, RpiB/LacA/LacB family) — translated: MVLNMTFPGKRVAVGSDDLYPVVNAVVRYLKEKGFEIIPVGAIKTGKPEPWPIVGYEVGELVASGKADWGIVICYTGTGVSIAANKVRGVRAALCNDAETARGARLWNNANVLALSGRLVTEYVAKEILEAWISTTKIDESEARNIEMLEKLDREGKI
- a CDS encoding pyridoxal-phosphate dependent TrpB-like enzyme (COGs: COG1350 alternative tryptophan synthase beta-subunit (paralog of TrpB)~InterPro IPR001926:IPR006653:IPR006316~KEGG: smr:Smar_0098 tryptophan synthase subunit beta~PFAM: Pyridoxal-5'-phosphate-dependent protein beta subunit~SPTR: A3DKQ1 Pyridoxal-phosphate dependent TrpB-like enzyme~TIGRFAM: pyridoxal-phosphate dependent TrpB-like enzyme~PFAM: Pyridoxal-phosphate dependent enzyme~TIGRFAM: pyridoxal-phosphate dependent TrpB-like enzyme); its protein translation is MEIKHLRSPQTEDILPDHWYNIVPDLPEPLPPMKKPNGEDVKPEELIAIFPKKLIEQEFSTERFIKIPDELLSLYLELGRPTPLFRARRLEEFLDTPARIYYKYEGVLPTGSHKINTAIAQAYFNMLEGTKRLTTETGAGQWGSALALAGALFGLKVRVYMVRASYDQKPYRRILMQIYGAEVIPSPSPYTKSGREILERDPNHPGSLGIAISEAIEDAVTNPGTKYSLGSVLNHVLLHQTIIGLEAIKQFELIGEELPDIVIGCVGGGSNFAGLAYPFYYEEIVRGKKKSVKIIAVEPKAVPSMTRGIYTYDYGDTARLTPMLKMYTVGHRYTPPPIHAGGLRYHGVAPTLALLVKNNIVKPVAYHQTEVFRAAQLFAQMEGIVPAPESAHAVKAVIDEAIRAREEREKKVIIFNLSGHGLLDLAGYQEYLENRLRDYEPEKIDLSYLNTY